Proteins from a genomic interval of Methanobacterium sp.:
- a CDS encoding histidine kinase dimerization/phosphoacceptor domain -containing protein, whose amino-acid sequence MKKMLAPTNGSDHGDELRRENAKREQLEELLEESGIDLNEIMGVSPVPQFVINKDHNVIYWNRALEKLSKIKADQILGTNKQWKVFYDNERPCMADFIVDGHLEEIPKWYTTKNNRSKFMLRYHGKSESETLGDSCEAVAFFPLMSDKGKWLHFTVDAIKNPKGNVIGAVETFEDVTKQIHLQEEFVKTTEEKEVLLKKIQHRVKSDLQTIDSMIHYQSYYITDDESMERFKEIQNPVKSMIQIHKKLYQSKDLANIDFGVFIRSLILDRFRAYEIDKNTIQVDIDINNILLDINTAIPCGIIANELVSDSIKRSLLTAKLEESKEGKHKNPYKMKDEFAMKITDKGEFYSMTVYDNVKVSPENFGLQNNTLDMWFINKLITQLRGTVNLEQENGTLFKITFKKIKI is encoded by the coding sequence ATGAAAAAGATGTTAGCACCCACAAACGGTTCAGATCATGGCGATGAACTGCGCAGGGAAAATGCAAAGAGGGAACAGTTAGAAGAATTATTGGAGGAAAGTGGTATAGATTTGAATGAAATAATGGGTGTTTCTCCGGTTCCCCAATTCGTAATAAATAAGGATCACAATGTCATTTACTGGAACCGTGCATTGGAAAAATTAAGTAAGATCAAGGCTGATCAGATTTTGGGCACCAATAAACAATGGAAAGTATTCTACGATAATGAAAGACCATGCATGGCTGATTTCATAGTGGATGGGCATCTTGAAGAAATTCCCAAATGGTACACCACCAAAAATAATAGATCTAAGTTCATGTTGAGGTATCATGGGAAATCTGAATCCGAAACTTTAGGGGATTCCTGTGAAGCTGTGGCTTTCTTCCCATTGATGAGTGATAAAGGAAAATGGTTACATTTCACCGTAGATGCAATTAAAAATCCTAAAGGCAATGTTATTGGGGCTGTTGAGACCTTTGAAGATGTAACAAAACAAATACACTTACAAGAGGAATTCGTGAAGACTACCGAAGAAAAAGAAGTGCTCCTTAAAAAAATTCAGCATAGAGTCAAAAGCGATTTACAGACAATAGATTCCATGATACATTATCAATCTTACTACATCACTGATGATGAATCAATGGAACGCTTCAAAGAGATTCAGAACCCTGTTAAATCAATGATTCAAATCCACAAGAAACTTTACCAGTCAAAGGATCTCGCGAACATTGATTTTGGCGTTTTCATCAGAAGCCTGATATTAGATCGATTCAGAGCATATGAGATTGACAAAAATACCATTCAAGTTGATATTGACATCAATAATATTCTACTTGATATCAATACTGCTATTCCCTGTGGGATCATAGCCAATGAACTGGTGAGTGATTCAATAAAACGCAGCCTTTTAACTGCCAAACTGGAAGAATCTAAAGAGGGTAAACATAAAAATCCTTACAAAATGAAGGATGAATTCGCAATGAAAATCACCGACAAAGGTGAATTCTATTCAATGACAGTTTATGATAATGTCAAAGTTTCTCCAGAAAATTTCGGCCTCCAGAATAATACACTGGATATGTGGTTTATAAATAAGTTAATAACTCAATTAAGAGGCACCGTTAACCTAGAACAGGAAAATGGAACCTTATTCAAGATCACCTTTAAAAAGATTAAGATATAA
- a CDS encoding DUF2115 domain-containing protein gives MAIKKIKDVLSCNEVHREELLTLLKIEARLITIRDIMQASSFLIQDAQYVQGSYRKEYLKAYTIAFITRIKEVKEHQINDNGFLDVQEVQEAISLLLKQENEVTGADGFDPAFFQIYKIISIYTTFILDEPVHPVGTPFPGGLKVKYDGEKFLCPVKERQKENPGAVCGFCIAEQDPEMI, from the coding sequence ATGGCAATCAAAAAAATTAAAGATGTTCTTTCCTGTAATGAAGTACACAGGGAGGAGCTTCTTACCCTGCTGAAGATTGAAGCAAGGCTTATTACTATCCGGGATATCATGCAGGCTAGTTCATTCCTTATTCAAGATGCCCAGTATGTTCAGGGAAGTTATCGTAAGGAATACTTAAAAGCTTACACCATAGCCTTCATTACCCGTATCAAGGAAGTTAAAGAACACCAAATAAATGATAATGGCTTTTTAGATGTTCAAGAAGTTCAAGAAGCCATCAGTCTGCTTTTAAAACAGGAAAATGAGGTAACGGGTGCAGATGGCTTCGATCCTGCTTTTTTTCAGATCTACAAGATTATTTCCATCTACACAACATTTATACTGGATGAACCAGTACACCCTGTAGGTACACCTTTTCCTGGAGGTTTAAAGGTGAAATATGATGGCGAAAAGTTTCTTTGCCCGGTGAAAGAACGGCAAAAAGAAAACCCCGGGGCTGTTTGTGGGTTCTGTATTGCTGAACAGGATCCAGAAATGATATAA
- a CDS encoding PAS domain-containing protein, with product MFDKSPMGVLLFNEEGELFDANGSALEIMGIHKLKDSPEINLFNNPLISFKKEEILKKGLINFKTELDFENISGVYTTERSGNAIVEGTVSLIDTGFLVHVQEDTSQEKSDKLIISEEKYRRFFEDDLTGDFIATPDGRVIECNPAFAEIYGFSNREEAAQSNISSFNQEDWENLIKRLETEQKIRGHQTTHQRGDGKKIHIVSNVVAMFSESGQLIQVKGYVFDDTERKEAEEALKWSEEKYRRLFDEDLTGDFIATLDGEILECNPAFAEIHGFKDGEEAVASNISQFNTSDWENLISRLKNEGKIQDYQSWQLRPDDSKIHVVANVVGIFNDLGEMVQVKGYVFDDTERKEAEEALKHSEEKYHRLFDEDLTGDFIATLDGKILECNPAFAEIYGFDTIENALKWDISESNPFDWPYMVTRLKSEGKIKGFQSWQRRSDFMRIHVVANLVGIFNDSEELIQVKGYVFDDTERKQAEEKLESGKRQITQILDSIQDSFVALDNFWNFIYVNRCAAEYLGVDADDLLGQNLWERFPKLAGTIYETSFRRAMNEHEVQHFEAPGMRKTQHWFDFSVYPSDDTISIFWRKITIH from the coding sequence ATATTCGACAAATCTCCTATGGGGGTGCTTCTTTTTAATGAAGAAGGGGAACTGTTCGATGCTAATGGGTCTGCATTGGAAATAATGGGAATCCATAAATTAAAAGATAGCCCTGAGATTAATTTATTCAATAACCCTCTGATTTCCTTTAAAAAAGAGGAGATTCTCAAAAAGGGGTTAATTAATTTTAAAACTGAACTGGATTTTGAAAATATCAGTGGGGTTTACACTACCGAAAGATCAGGTAATGCAATTGTTGAGGGAACTGTTTCACTCATTGACACTGGATTTTTAGTGCATGTTCAGGAAGACACATCCCAAGAAAAATCAGACAAACTCATTATAAGTGAGGAGAAGTATCGCCGTTTTTTTGAGGATGATCTAACCGGGGACTTCATTGCCACACCAGACGGTAGGGTGATTGAGTGTAACCCTGCTTTTGCAGAGATTTACGGTTTTTCTAACCGTGAAGAGGCTGCCCAATCTAATATTTCATCTTTCAACCAGGAAGACTGGGAAAATCTGATAAAACGCCTTGAAACTGAGCAAAAAATCAGGGGCCACCAGACCACTCACCAAAGAGGAGACGGGAAAAAAATACACATTGTCAGTAATGTTGTGGCCATGTTCAGTGAATCAGGCCAACTCATCCAGGTTAAGGGTTATGTTTTCGATGACACTGAACGTAAAGAAGCTGAAGAAGCTTTAAAATGGAGTGAAGAGAAATACAGGCGTCTTTTTGATGAGGATTTAACCGGGGATTTTATTGCCACTCTTGATGGGGAAATTTTGGAGTGTAACCCTGCCTTTGCGGAGATACATGGGTTTAAAGATGGTGAAGAAGCTGTTGCATCCAATATCTCCCAATTCAACACCAGTGACTGGGAGAATCTTATCAGCCGCCTTAAAAATGAAGGTAAGATCCAGGATTATCAGAGCTGGCAGTTAAGGCCTGATGATAGCAAGATTCACGTTGTTGCTAATGTTGTGGGTATTTTCAATGATCTGGGGGAGATGGTACAAGTTAAAGGTTATGTTTTCGATGACACTGAACGTAAGGAAGCTGAGGAAGCTTTAAAGCATAGTGAGGAGAAGTATCATCGTTTATTTGATGAGGATCTTACTGGGGATTTTATTGCCACTCTTGATGGGAAGATTTTGGAATGTAACCCTGCCTTTGCAGAGATTTACGGTTTTGATACCATTGAAAATGCACTCAAGTGGGATATATCCGAGTCAAACCCCTTTGACTGGCCATACATGGTCACCAGGCTCAAGAGTGAGGGTAAAATCAAGGGATTTCAAAGCTGGCAACGAAGATCTGATTTCATGAGGATCCATGTTGTTGCCAATCTGGTTGGTATCTTCAATGACTCTGAGGAACTCATCCAGGTTAAAGGCTACGTATTTGATGACACTGAACGTAAACAGGCTGAAGAAAAACTTGAAAGTGGAAAACGCCAAATAACTCAGATTTTAGACAGCATACAGGATAGTTTTGTTGCATTGGATAATTTCTGGAACTTTATCTATGTGAACCGATGTGCCGCAGAATATCTGGGAGTTGATGCAGATGATCTTCTGGGACAAAACCTGTGGGAAAGATTCCCTAAACTTGCTGGAACCATCTATGAGACATCCTTCCGTAGGGCAATGAATGAACACGAAGTTCAGCACTTTGAAGCACCCGGAATGCGTAAAACTCAACACTGGTTTGATTTCAGTGTTTACCCGTCAGATGATACCATATCTATATTCTGGAGAAAGATTACTATACACTGA
- a CDS encoding anti-sigma factor antagonist (This anti-anti-sigma factor, or anti-sigma factor antagonist, belongs to a family that includes characterized members SpoIIAA, RsbV, RsfA, and RsfB.), translating to MNITSERVNGVLIITPEGRMDAYGALELNEAMETLISDTDLVVIFNMADVSYLSSGGIRSLLGTERTLKDKGGGTYLCNLNPYPLDVLKMAGFDQIFSLQPTINDALGLQSTEMTQKPVKWDDLPHYDNEQISLTILEASTTDSKLKVVGDISKVLNSQLGENDIYSRKFSDTEYSIGLGGLGEKMKDFLEIMGEMITIGGTMVWLPTDGHDTPDFLIPATDTGMVTIHTGFNVALDGDFHDIIFAESKSSEGFTMDELYSSLFEMTREMKPVFKGIISVAMQADIGEFYRSGIKISPIEKFTPKNHEMIMHPDNIQSWMNISTKPMFQGETMVSFGVGVDLESDLSAFDEDVLGSLFYMHPANIGNKEMLLHNHAVVFKHIPLEKNKDLDGEIRKIVQNGEFMDMSHLLDNSRMKGALIGVSYISDIVFEKNQEIMVHGECERWNDTFKEITGKMFPDSAEILLTPITGGYSGSAVFKVDAWDRSGRKEMPFVMKLGPWYELGDEFRGYEDHVKRYIQNNATQIIDHRKIGEYGGILYNFVGINGRESTIKTMEDYYDSHDTGEVLTALDKLFRNVLRSWYGQPKLKELFLYEEYDFFFQYDNIKRFSLEKFGVTSDDMYVELPYNLGQSVNPLYFVEHVMDKRQSQAVSAYETSTHGDLNLRNVLMDDDLNMWLIDFASTRYSHILRDVVKLETAFKLESVDIDSEEKLKYILALEEQFIDAENLSDIPQIPLQSTDIIDFDNSDVIKAFQCIRRVREYGNMITLLDEDISQYLLGLLSYTLSAVSFISLNDYEKEYAWISSSLICQKLI from the coding sequence ATGAATATAACTTCAGAAAGAGTTAATGGTGTGTTAATAATAACACCGGAAGGCCGAATGGATGCTTACGGTGCTTTGGAATTGAATGAAGCCATGGAAACTCTTATCTCAGATACAGATTTAGTGGTTATTTTTAATATGGCGGATGTGAGTTACCTGAGCAGTGGTGGTATCCGAAGTCTGCTTGGAACCGAGAGAACCCTGAAAGATAAGGGTGGAGGCACATATCTTTGCAATTTGAATCCCTATCCTCTGGATGTTCTAAAAATGGCAGGTTTCGACCAGATATTTTCCCTACAACCTACCATAAATGATGCACTGGGCTTACAATCAACCGAAATGACTCAAAAACCGGTGAAATGGGATGATCTCCCTCACTATGATAATGAACAAATTTCTTTAACTATTTTAGAAGCATCAACCACTGATTCAAAATTGAAGGTTGTTGGTGATATTTCAAAGGTACTTAACTCCCAGTTAGGGGAAAATGATATATATTCACGGAAATTCTCAGACACAGAATACTCCATAGGCCTGGGAGGGCTGGGTGAGAAGATGAAGGACTTCCTGGAGATCATGGGGGAAATGATCACCATTGGAGGCACCATGGTATGGCTCCCCACTGATGGACATGACACTCCTGATTTCCTGATCCCGGCGACAGACACGGGTATGGTCACAATCCACACTGGATTTAACGTGGCTCTTGATGGAGATTTTCATGATATCATATTTGCAGAATCTAAAAGTAGTGAAGGATTCACTATGGATGAACTGTACTCATCCCTCTTTGAGATGACCCGGGAAATGAAACCTGTATTTAAAGGAATTATTAGTGTAGCAATGCAGGCTGATATTGGGGAATTTTACAGATCAGGGATTAAAATATCTCCTATAGAAAAATTCACCCCTAAAAATCATGAAATGATCATGCATCCGGATAATATTCAGTCATGGATGAATATAAGCACTAAGCCAATGTTTCAGGGTGAAACCATGGTTAGTTTTGGGGTGGGTGTTGATCTGGAAAGCGATCTATCTGCTTTTGATGAAGATGTACTGGGATCCCTATTTTACATGCACCCGGCCAACATTGGAAATAAGGAAATGTTACTCCATAATCATGCAGTGGTATTCAAACACATTCCCCTTGAGAAAAATAAGGATCTGGATGGGGAGATTCGAAAAATTGTTCAGAATGGAGAATTCATGGACATGAGCCATCTTCTGGATAATTCTAGGATGAAGGGTGCTTTAATTGGTGTTTCCTATATATCGGACATTGTTTTTGAAAAAAACCAGGAAATAATGGTACATGGTGAATGTGAAAGATGGAATGATACCTTTAAAGAGATAACCGGTAAGATGTTCCCTGATTCTGCGGAAATTCTCCTAACTCCCATAACCGGCGGGTATAGTGGTTCGGCAGTGTTCAAGGTGGATGCCTGGGATCGCTCCGGTAGAAAAGAGATGCCATTTGTAATGAAACTGGGGCCATGGTACGAGTTAGGGGACGAGTTCAGAGGATATGAAGACCATGTGAAACGTTACATACAGAATAACGCCACACAGATCATAGATCATCGTAAAATAGGAGAATACGGTGGAATATTATACAACTTTGTGGGTATAAATGGAAGAGAAAGCACCATAAAAACCATGGAAGATTACTATGATTCCCATGACACCGGAGAGGTTCTAACTGCCCTGGATAAACTCTTTAGAAACGTGCTTAGAAGCTGGTATGGGCAGCCAAAGCTAAAGGAACTGTTCCTTTATGAGGAATACGACTTTTTCTTCCAGTATGATAATATAAAACGTTTCTCATTGGAGAAATTCGGAGTCACCTCTGATGATATGTATGTTGAACTCCCCTATAACTTGGGGCAATCTGTAAATCCACTTTACTTTGTAGAGCATGTCATGGATAAACGCCAATCCCAGGCAGTAAGTGCCTATGAAACCTCCACCCACGGTGACCTGAACCTGAGAAACGTGCTCATGGATGATGATCTCAACATGTGGCTCATAGACTTTGCCTCCACCCGGTATTCGCATATCCTCCGTGATGTGGTTAAACTGGAAACTGCATTTAAACTGGAATCTGTGGATATAGATTCTGAAGAAAAATTAAAGTACATCCTGGCATTGGAAGAACAGTTTATTGATGCTGAAAATCTCAGTGATATACCACAGATACCTCTTCAATCCACTGATATCATAGATTTTGATAATTCGGATGTTATCAAGGCATTTCAGTGTATACGAAGGGTAAGGGAGTACGGTAACATGATAACCCTTTTAGATGAAGACATATCCCAGTATCTTCTGGGACTATTATCCTACACTTTATCAGCGGTTTCATTCATCAGTCTAAATGATTATGAGAAGGAATACGCCTGGATATCCTCGTCTTTAATCTGTCAGAAGTTGATTTAG
- a CDS encoding MBL fold metallo-hydrolase — protein sequence MKKWLTTSGCTIYHITQGTSNSYLVLDGDDSVLVDTGYRRSRDTLREKLDDLLGGRDLSWLVLTHTHYDHAENAAMVKKHYNARIVVHKDGAEHLKQGCSPIPCGTNLITRLLVGVGRKINRISRYESANPDILVDDNYHLTPHSYLLHTPGHTEGSMSLIVDGEVALVGDAMFGVFSWSIFPPFANDVPTMKKSWNKLIKTGCAIFLPGHGTPNSRELVIKQCEKYEGTV from the coding sequence ATGAAAAAATGGCTAACCACAAGTGGCTGCACAATTTACCATATTACACAAGGCACAAGCAATTCTTACCTGGTTTTAGATGGGGATGATTCAGTTTTAGTCGACACAGGCTATAGGAGATCAAGGGATACTCTTAGGGAAAAACTGGATGATCTACTGGGTGGAAGAGATTTATCCTGGCTGGTTTTAACCCACACTCATTATGATCATGCTGAAAACGCAGCAATGGTAAAAAAGCATTATAATGCTCGGATTGTTGTCCATAAAGATGGGGCAGAGCATCTTAAGCAGGGCTGCTCACCCATCCCCTGTGGCACCAACCTCATCACCCGCTTACTGGTGGGTGTGGGGAGGAAAATAAACAGAATCAGTCGGTATGAGTCCGCAAACCCGGACATTCTGGTGGATGATAACTATCATTTAACCCCTCATTCCTATCTTCTGCACACACCTGGCCATACTGAAGGTTCAATGAGTTTGATTGTGGATGGTGAGGTTGCCCTGGTGGGGGATGCCATGTTCGGTGTTTTCAGTTGGTCCATATTTCCTCCTTTTGCCAATGATGTCCCTACCATGAAAAAAAGCTGGAATAAACTCATTAAAACAGGGTGTGCGATATTTTTACCGGGTCATGGTACTCCTAACAGCAGAGAATTAGTAATAAAACAGTGTGAGAAGTACGAAGGGACAGTTTAA
- a CDS encoding thioredoxin family protein — protein sequence MKIEIYGTGCGNCKAVEKNAEKAIKDADADADAEIVKIQEMDKIFEAGITGTPGLGIDGEIKSMGRIPSVDEIKKWIESKK from the coding sequence ATGAAAATAGAAATATACGGAACTGGATGTGGCAATTGTAAAGCTGTAGAAAAGAACGCAGAAAAAGCAATAAAAGATGCAGATGCAGATGCAGATGCAGAAATCGTCAAAATCCAGGAAATGGATAAAATATTTGAAGCTGGAATAACCGGAACTCCTGGATTAGGGATAGATGGAGAAATAAAATCCATGGGTCGTATTCCCTCGGTGGATGAGATTAAAAAATGGATAGAATCCAAAAAATGA
- a CDS encoding DASS family sodium-coupled anion symporter: MPLAIIAFIVIMLIPMNGLSYPGHAAIALLVFAVIMWATEAVHLAVTSLIILFVQPIIGVESFNDAVIGFANPIIFLMIGGFIIAEAIRKSGLATRLTYSMLNKFGTSPDRSLFVAVFSTGILSAWIENVVAFAMLLPIVKEIIPLMGVDDPEKGKSNFAKAMVLGASYGSLAGGFGTEIGTAPNLMAAAYTNIPFVDWMIFGFPLAIIMMFVIWKLLGRMFKPEIKGIVGGTETITNKLESLGPMTKVEKISLAILLFTIGLWVTTGLTGLNSYSIALIGAVLFFIFKVLDWKDAQNGVDWGLIVFFGGALSLGAALLNTGAANWLISDIVSMLGSDPSTLLITVVLMIIAVCITQVMSNIALSAILVPLSVTLAAAQDLSIGTYAVPVAIACSLSFMLPMADPTVAMAYGTGYVKIKEILKAGVPLVIIGIIITIIVLLSPLAKPALG, translated from the coding sequence ATGCCATTAGCTATAATTGCATTTATAGTGATAATGCTAATCCCAATGAACGGTTTAAGCTATCCTGGCCATGCAGCAATTGCATTACTCGTATTCGCCGTTATAATGTGGGCCACCGAAGCAGTTCATTTAGCAGTTACTTCTTTGATAATACTCTTCGTACAGCCAATAATTGGCGTTGAAAGTTTTAATGATGCTGTAATTGGTTTTGCAAACCCAATTATCTTCCTGATGATTGGTGGTTTTATTATTGCCGAGGCAATCCGTAAAAGCGGTTTAGCCACACGTTTAACATACTCCATGCTCAATAAGTTTGGTACCAGTCCAGATCGAAGTCTTTTCGTGGCAGTGTTCTCCACCGGAATTTTATCCGCCTGGATTGAAAACGTGGTGGCATTTGCAATGTTACTCCCCATCGTCAAGGAAATTATTCCGTTAATGGGTGTTGATGACCCTGAAAAGGGTAAAAGTAACTTTGCAAAAGCCATGGTACTCGGTGCATCCTACGGTTCACTCGCAGGAGGATTCGGTACAGAAATAGGTACCGCACCCAACCTGATGGCAGCAGCTTACACTAACATCCCATTTGTTGATTGGATGATCTTCGGGTTCCCTCTGGCAATTATTATGATGTTTGTCATCTGGAAGCTACTGGGTAGAATGTTCAAACCAGAAATCAAGGGAATAGTGGGTGGGACAGAAACCATAACCAATAAATTAGAATCATTAGGGCCAATGACAAAAGTAGAAAAAATTTCATTGGCTATACTCTTATTCACCATTGGATTATGGGTTACCACAGGTTTAACCGGGCTAAACAGTTATTCCATTGCTTTAATAGGTGCTGTGCTATTCTTTATATTCAAAGTACTTGACTGGAAAGATGCGCAGAATGGTGTTGACTGGGGATTAATAGTCTTCTTCGGAGGAGCTTTAAGCCTTGGAGCAGCATTACTGAATACTGGTGCAGCAAACTGGCTTATATCTGATATTGTAAGTATGTTGGGAAGTGATCCATCAACCCTCCTTATCACGGTGGTTCTGATGATAATCGCAGTCTGCATAACCCAGGTAATGTCCAATATTGCACTTTCAGCAATATTAGTACCATTATCAGTTACACTGGCAGCAGCCCAGGACCTATCAATTGGAACATACGCCGTACCAGTAGCAATCGCCTGTTCACTATCCTTCATGCTCCCAATGGCCGATCCAACAGTTGCAATGGCCTACGGAACAGGGTACGTGAAAATTAAGGAAATACTAAAAGCAGGAGTTCCATTAGTCATAATCGGAATTATAATAACCATTATAGTTCTACTGAGCCCACTTGCAAAACCAGCGCTTGGATAA
- a CDS encoding putative zinc-binding protein has translation MSEKKKIALAACSGMSPYGLVTRVTSADTVAETDNTISICMGATSADREGFKNLIRKYPIIAISGCDGNCTLKILEQKGVKPAKNINVMDELNEAGLKPTDVSRLDENGEICVDYMKDKIKKELKELE, from the coding sequence ATGAGTGAAAAAAAGAAGATAGCCCTGGCTGCCTGCAGTGGAATGAGTCCATACGGTCTAGTTACCCGTGTAACATCTGCAGATACAGTTGCAGAAACTGATAATACTATATCCATCTGTATGGGTGCTACTTCTGCTGATAGAGAAGGATTTAAAAATTTAATTAGAAAGTATCCCATCATAGCCATCAGTGGTTGTGATGGTAACTGTACCCTTAAAATACTGGAACAAAAAGGGGTTAAACCCGCTAAAAACATCAACGTTATGGATGAACTTAATGAAGCTGGTTTAAAACCCACTGATGTGTCCAGATTGGATGAGAACGGAGAAATTTGTGTTGACTACATGAAAGACAAAATAAAAAAAGAATTAAAAGAGTTGGAATAA
- the arsM gene encoding arsenite methyltransferase produces the protein MKEKEIKDFVKERYSKIATKTDSSCSCCSGTGMDGIIRQAKSVGYSEDEIKSIPADAIFGLGCGNPTALAEIKKGETVLDLGSGGGIDVFLAANKVGDDGKVIGVDMTEAMVETATQNAEAGGYQNVEFKLGEIENLPIEDDSIDVIISNCVINLTPNKSVAFKEVFRVLKDSGRILISDIVTEGELPAEVRRSFQAWSECTAGAMEKQDYLKTIKKAGFSKVEIIEEHFFTEANLDERLVGKITSVQVRALKGETMSDDNKTACCGESIESPKQEQEQEQYEDGGCCGGTGDKSEAELDESDECGCGCGGEFPDQSLVKNPDEPKNMVDPDFLKGFEKFAHSMGIVSIGYTQVIPELINTEETLYPNAIVLTLEMGNDIIKTPPGPEAQQLNDATYAKLGNITYALSDFIRANGFATQVAHPYGSMVGFSQLGQKAGLGWIGQSGLLISPELGPRQKISAIFTNIENLPMEKHDDHSWIIDYCEKCGKCIKACPEKALIKTESCCGGKEIQFVQKRCIGCSQGCTYCIEDCPFDEKGYEHVKNKFDKMNAKLAEKKSKSCC, from the coding sequence TTGAAAGAAAAAGAAATCAAAGATTTTGTAAAGGAAAGATATTCAAAAATTGCCACTAAAACAGATTCTTCCTGTTCATGCTGCTCAGGGACTGGAATGGATGGTATAATCAGGCAAGCCAAATCAGTAGGTTATTCTGAAGATGAGATTAAAAGCATCCCTGCAGATGCCATATTCGGCCTGGGATGCGGCAACCCCACAGCACTAGCCGAGATAAAAAAGGGTGAAACAGTTCTTGACCTGGGATCAGGCGGAGGGATAGATGTTTTCCTGGCTGCCAACAAAGTAGGTGATGATGGAAAGGTCATCGGAGTAGACATGACCGAGGCAATGGTTGAAACTGCCACCCAAAATGCTGAAGCAGGTGGTTATCAGAATGTGGAGTTTAAACTGGGTGAAATAGAGAATTTACCCATTGAAGATGATTCCATTGATGTGATAATCAGTAACTGTGTTATAAATCTCACCCCAAACAAGTCAGTGGCCTTTAAAGAAGTTTTCAGGGTTTTAAAAGATAGTGGGAGAATATTAATATCAGATATAGTTACAGAGGGAGAACTTCCTGCTGAAGTTCGTAGAAGCTTCCAGGCATGGTCAGAGTGCACAGCTGGTGCCATGGAAAAACAGGATTACCTGAAAACCATAAAAAAAGCAGGTTTTAGCAAGGTTGAAATCATAGAAGAGCACTTTTTTACAGAAGCTAACCTGGATGAACGTCTGGTGGGGAAAATAACGAGTGTGCAGGTAAGGGCTCTAAAAGGAGAAACAATGAGTGATGATAACAAAACTGCATGTTGTGGAGAAAGTATTGAATCCCCTAAGCAGGAACAAGAACAAGAACAATATGAGGATGGTGGATGTTGTGGGGGAACTGGAGATAAGTCTGAAGCGGAGTTAGATGAAAGTGATGAATGCGGATGTGGATGTGGAGGAGAATTCCCTGATCAATCACTGGTAAAAAATCCTGATGAACCTAAAAATATGGTTGATCCTGATTTTTTAAAAGGTTTTGAGAAATTTGCCCACTCAATGGGCATTGTAAGTATAGGATATACACAAGTCATTCCGGAATTAATCAATACAGAAGAAACTCTTTACCCTAACGCCATTGTGTTAACTCTGGAAATGGGTAACGATATTATCAAAACCCCTCCCGGTCCAGAAGCACAGCAACTAAATGATGCAACCTACGCAAAACTGGGCAATATAACCTACGCACTCTCTGACTTTATAAGAGCAAATGGATTTGCCACTCAGGTTGCCCACCCCTACGGAAGTATGGTAGGATTCTCCCAGCTTGGTCAAAAGGCAGGCCTCGGCTGGATAGGGCAAAGCGGTCTTCTAATAAGTCCTGAACTGGGCCCCCGGCAAAAGATCTCTGCCATTTTCACCAACATAGAAAATCTACCCATGGAAAAGCATGATGACCATTCATGGATAATTGATTACTGTGAAAAATGCGGTAAATGTATCAAAGCCTGTCCTGAAAAAGCACTGATAAAAACAGAGAGCTGCTGTGGAGGTAAAGAAATACAATTCGTACAGAAACGTTGTATAGGTTGTAGTCAGGGCTGTACTTACTGTATAGAAGACTGTCCGTTTGACGAGAAGGGATATGAACATGTTAAAAATAAATTCGATAAAATGAATGCAAAATTAGCGGAAAAGAAATCAAAATCATGTTGCTAG